Part of the Lotus japonicus ecotype B-129 chromosome 6, LjGifu_v1.2 genome, CCACGAAACTTCTGTCAAGCCATGCCTCCACCGTGCCATCAACCTTAAACGAGAGAACATGAGGTGTTGTCCGGGCTGTCTTTGGTATCCAGTTTTGGCGAATCAGAGGTCCATCCCTAGCGGGAGGCTCCCGCTGAGATATAGAAAGCAAAGCCTGTTTGTATGGAGCTACCCCGCCTGTCTTTTCTCCTTTTGCAACCTTCCGCAGGGGGTCTCCTTGACTCTTATTGCTTGCCCTTGCCGTTGGGCCCGACCATTGCTCTGATCGACTAGCGTCACTCTTCCGTGCATCATTTTTACGAGGCACAATCCTAGAAAACTTAGGGAGATTAGCATGGAGCTTCATGTTTCCAACTAGGATAGTATCTAGTTGTTGTTCTAAGGCCCTTGAATCCTGAACGTCAAGAAACCTTACAAAACCAAACCTATGACCTGTTTTATCCCTCTTCTCTGGAATGAAGACTTCCCACACCCTCCCATACTTTTGAAAAATACTCCACATATCAGATTCTCTAGCCTCCTCAGGGAAGTGTGAGAAGTAAAACGGTGTGAGTCTGCCATCTAGCCTCCTTCTTCCTTTCACTTGCACCCAACTTCCATCGGTCAACCCTTTGGAATCCCTAAtgccactctctctctctctctctaactttCTCTCTCATTGCTAAGGCCCTTAATGATTTATATATCCTGAAATACACTgtttgcattttttttcttttttgtattttttaagaAGGAAttgtaaaatactaaaattctTGACAATTAAACATGATATTTTTACTAACTAGATtcaaataaattgaaatgaCCTCAATGAACGAATTTTAAATTCCCCTTtcctcttatatatatatatatatgtatatatatatatatatatatgtatatatatatatatatatgtatcatttttagtttgaaatattaaaaaccctaaatcaaACCTAAACGATATTAACTATgaatatatcttgatgatttatAGCACGCTCTTGTGCGTGAAGGTTCTTTGGGAGATTTTTTCTATATAAATTTATCTTTGTAGGTATTGTACTCATGTTGAGAAGATTATTTCTCAACATttcttatctatatatatataattatttttttaaactttaaaaaaaaaatcttgatgATTTATACTTTGCACTTTTGCAAATATTATCTTCATTTGGAATATAAGGGTAATTGAGCGCTCCTAATCTTTTGGTCATGAAGAGACTTTTCCTTGGTTCTTTGTCATCTTCCTACTACCAATGGCGTAGAACAATCTTGCCTAGAGAGGAGGAAATCATGCAGGAATTTCTCTCCTTCTTACATCAAGTCACTCTAGTTGAAGGACGAATTGATAAATGGATATGGAAGGCGGCTGAGGAGGGCTCATACACAGTAAAATCTGCTTTTGAAGTGATGCAAGACTTAGAGTTAGAGGAACCGATTCCGGTGTTCCTTGAATTATGGAAAGGGGCAGCACCTTCCAACGTGCTAGCTTTCGGGTGGCGAGTTTTTGGGGTCGGGTGCAAACAAAAGTAAACTTGCAAAGAAGGGGGATTATTACAAATGGGGAGAATACCTCCTGTGCCTTTTGTCAGGAGACGGAAGAATCCCTAATCCACCTCCTCCTCGTGTGCACTTTTTCTCACCAAGTGTGGTCCTTATGTCACCGATGGCTAGGAGTTCTGACTGCACTTCCAGATTGTGTTTCAGTGCATTTCTTGCAGTTTGGCAATGATTCCGCACACTAAAACAGCAGGGTCTGATGAAGACAGTTTGGCTAGCAATAGCATGGTCATTATGGTTACATAGGAACAAAATTGTGTTTAAGAAAGATCACAAGGATGCAGCAGTTGTTATAGAGTTAGCTCAATTGAGAGCTTGGAATTGGATAAGGGTGAGAAACAAGAACTTCAATTATTCAATTTATGACTGGATCTCACAACCGAGATTGTGCTTGGAGAACCTGTGATCTCAGACTTGGATTGAGGGCTGTGGTTTTGATTATGTGTGTGCCTCTTTGCTGTCATATGAAGGAGCAAGTGtggaattgttttgctgtttttTGAGTCACAAAATTCTGGTTTTATGCTGCTGTTTTTTCCGCCCTGCTGGTTGTGATATCAGAAGCAGTATTAGGATTTGTCATTAGGCTCTCAGTGAGTGGAATTAGGTACTGTAGTTGTCTATTTAGAGGTAACTTGTGAATAtgtctttgtttcttttttttccatGTTTTTGACCCGTTGTAACTGGTTTGGAGTACACCTAGTACTCCTATATTAATACATCTTTTctttgctgataaaaaaaaaaaactttttgagAGGGACTGTTGTTTCTTTATGGCAATTAATTGAAGggcaaattttaaaaaattctatTTGCAAGCTTGCCGAAGAATGAAGTGCACATGCATTATAGATTGAGCTGGTTCCTTGTATATGTGTTTTCAAGCAAGTTCTTTATTCCAATAATGACATTGACAAGTGGATTTTAAAGCTAAAAGTGAATGACATTTGTTAAAAACTTAACTGTTGAATcttaaaaaattatacaaatGTTATCATATATCATTGGAGAACTTGAAATGAATATCGACAATTTTATGGTGTGTACTACATGTTAAAGTTTTGTACTAATATATGTTTAACAATTAAAAGGACATCaccaattaattaattatgccTGTCTCAATTAAACTTCCACTATGAAAACACAGGTACAAATTTATAAGATGATAAATTAACATGCAATATGCAGGTAGCACTACAAGAGGTGGAGTACAACTAGcaagcaacaacaacaatggtGAATTGCATGCCCATACATATATGTCCAGAAACCTAAACTGTAAATTAAGCAAGACAAGCTATAACAAACATGAAACTGGAAAATAGGAAATAACATGACTAGCTTGCAAATGAAATGCTAAAAATTATCTAATTTAAAGCAATATTGGCTGCATAGCCTTACAACTCAACAAGAACTAACTTGCATGCAAAGAACCAAAATGATGCATGTACTACTCAAGGATCATTATAGTGGTTAAAGATACCAGCACCAGTACCAACCCCACCTGCAagaccaccaccacaacccgaATTACCTCCCCCTCCACCAGCACCACCACCCCCAGCACCGCCTCCAGCACCACCACCAGCACCACCTCCATTCCCACCTAAGCCTCCCACACCACCACCAGGGCCACCCAAACCACCAATACCACCACCAGGGCCACCTAAACCTCCAATGCCACCACCAGGTCCACCCAAACCTCCAATACCACGACCAGGGCCACCCAAACCCCCATTACCACCACCATTCCCACCTAAGCCTCCTACACCGCCACCGGCGCCACCTACGCCTCCCACACCACCACCTAAACCTCCAACACCACCTAACCCTCCACCTTTTCCGGCTCCACCAACACCATGGAAGCCACCAATGCCAGCTCCCCCACCAACGCCATGGAAGCCACCACCACGAACGCCACCTGTTCCAGCTGCGCCACCAATACCATGGAAGCCACCGATTCCACCAGCTCCACCAACAATACCATGGTAGCCACCGATTCCCGCAGCACCGCCGATCCCACCATACTTGCCAATACCTCCGCCAATCCCTCCACCTATTCCACCAAACTTGCCAACGCCGCCACCAAATCCACCAATACCACCGTACTTGCCAATGCCACCACCAATTCCGCCATACTTCCCACCAAAACCGCCAGCAGCAaagccaccaacaccaccaaaCACAAAGTTCTTCTTGTCACCAACCCCATGCGGTGCACTTGCTGCTGCATGCATGCCCAGTGTTTGCTCATCATGGCCACCACCACCCCCCTTTGGAACCTCACGTGCACTTGCATGCACTATAGCTAGTGAAACCAACACAAGCAATGCACTCCAgtttctcatctctctctcaCACTCACTCTCTCTGTTAGTGTTTTCTCTCTTGTGTGTGTTGAGGTGGACGGCATGCAAAAGGGGTGTCTTATACTTGGAAAAGGGCAGAGGACAGTTGGAGGCTATTAAAGATTGCGAGTGAACGAAATTATGACTTGTGAAGTGTCTAGAATGTGGAGCCTTTAATGAGTTTTGCGTATCATCAGAAGGTTAGGTactatgaaaagaagataaaatttAAGGGATTCATGTGTTATATGTCCAACGTAGTAATTTGCTTGGGAGCTCTGCCTTCTCT contains:
- the LOC130722912 gene encoding glycine-rich cell wall structural protein-like; translated protein: MRNWSALLVLVSLAIVHASAREVPKGGGGGHDEQTLGMHAAASAPHGVGDKKNFVFGGVGGFAAGGFGGKYGGIGGGIGKYGGIGGFGGGVGKFGGIGGGIGGGIGKYGGIGGAAGIGGYHGIVGGAGGIGGFHGIGGAAGTGGVRGGGFHGVGGGAGIGGFHGVGGAGKGGGLGGVGGLGGGVGGVGGAGGGVGGLGGNGGGNGGLGGPGRGIGGLGGPGGGIGGLGGPGGGIGGLGGPGGGVGGLGGNGGGAGGGAGGGAGGGGAGGGGGNSGCGGGLAGGVGTGAGIFNHYNDP